A single genomic interval of Lathyrus oleraceus cultivar Zhongwan6 chromosome 7, CAAS_Psat_ZW6_1.0, whole genome shotgun sequence harbors:
- the LOC127108081 gene encoding (+)-6a-hydroxymaackiain 3-O-methyltransferase 1, with protein MDFSTNGSEESELYHAQIHLYKHVYNFVSSMALKSAMELGIADAIHNHGKPMTLPELSSSLKLHPSKVNILYRFLRLLTHNGFFAKTTVKSKEGEEETAYVLTPSSKLLVSGKSTCLSSLVKGALHPSSLDMWGVSKKWFHEDKEQTLFECATGENYWDFLNKDSDSLSMFQDAMAADSRLFKLAIQENKHAFEGLESLVDVAGGTGGVAKLIHEAFPHIKCTVFDQPQVVGNLTGNENLNFVGGDMFKSVPSADAVLLKWVLHDWNDELSLKILKNSKEAISHKGKDGKVIIIDISIDENSDDRGLTELQLEYDVVMLTMFLGKERTKKEWEKLIYDAGFSRYKITPICGFKSLIEVYP; from the exons ATGGATTTCAGTACAAACGGTTCTGAAGAAAGTGAACTGTATCATGCTCAAATCCATTTATACAAACATGTATACAACTTTGTAAGTTCCATGGCACTCAAATCCGCCATGGAACTAGGCATAGCTGATGCAATTCATAACCATGGAAAACCAATGACTCTCCCTGAATTATCTTCATCTTTGAAACTTCACCCCTCTAAAGTTAACATCCTTTATCGATTCTTGCgtctgttaacacacaatggtTTCTTTGCTAAAACAACAGTGAAAAGCAAGGAAGGAGAAGAAGAAACAGCGTATGTTCTCACACCTTCTTCAAAGCTTCTGGTAAGTGGTAAATCAACATGTTTATCATCACTTGTTAAAGGAGCACTTCATCCAAGTTCTTTAGACATGTGGGGTGTTTCAAAGAAATGGTTCCATGAGGATAAGGAACAAACACTTTTTGAGTGTGCAACTGGGGAGAACTATTGGGATTTTCTTAACAAAGATTCTGACAGTTTGAGTATGTTTCAAGATGCTATGGCGGCTGATTCTAGATTGTTTAAGCTTGCTATTCAAGAGAATAAGCATGCGTTTGAGGGTTTGGAGTCTTTGGTTGACGTGGCAGGTGGAACTGGTGGTGTTGCAAAACTCATTCATGAAGCATTTCCTCACATCAAATGCACTGTTTTTGATCAGCCACAGGTTGTTGGTAACTTAACTGGAAATGAAAATTTGAACTTTGTTGGTGGAGATATGTTCAAGTCTGTCCCTTCTGCTGATGCTGTTTTACTCAAG TGGGTTCTGCATGATTGGAATGATGAACTATCTTTGAAGATATTGAAGAACAGTAAAGAAGCAATTTCACACAAAGGGAAAGATGGAAAAGTGATTATCATAGACATATCAATTGATGAAAACAGTGATGATCGTGGATTAACTGAGTTGCAATTGGAGTATGATGTAGTGATGCTTACAATGTTTCTTGGTAAAGAAAGAACAAAGAAAGAATGGGAGAAACTCATATACGATGCAGGTTTCAGCCGCTACAAAATTACTCCTATATGTGGCTTCAAGTCCCTCATTGAAGTTTATCCTTAG